The Dyella caseinilytica genome has a window encoding:
- a CDS encoding TIGR02449 family protein has product MNTPDTAQYELAALSQQLDRLLEHVHRLSEENRSLRHSQEQLASERAGLLARNEQARSRVEAMIQRLKALENNG; this is encoded by the coding sequence ATGAACACACCCGACACCGCCCAGTACGAGCTTGCCGCGCTGAGCCAGCAGCTTGATCGGCTGCTCGAGCATGTGCATCGGTTGAGCGAAGAAAATCGCAGTCTGCGTCATAGCCAGGAACAATTGGCGAGCGAACGCGCCGGACTGCTGGCGCGCAACGAACAGGCGCGTAGCCGGGTAGAGGCCATGATCCAACGACTCAAGGCGCTTGAGAACAATGGCTGA
- a CDS encoding cell division protein ZapA — protein MADVISTSTNEPVALRLIDREFLIACPPEEREGLLEAANFLDRKMRELRTHAKTPGFDRLAVLAAISITHEYLQLQKRPVANTNNNVSEPGIAEGLATLRRKLEAALDTQLK, from the coding sequence ATGGCTGACGTTATCAGCACGTCCACGAACGAGCCGGTTGCACTGCGGCTGATCGATCGCGAATTCCTGATCGCCTGCCCGCCGGAAGAGCGTGAAGGCTTGCTGGAAGCGGCGAATTTTCTCGATCGCAAGATGCGCGAATTGCGTACACACGCCAAGACGCCGGGTTTTGATCGGCTGGCGGTGCTCGCTGCGATCAGCATCACACACGAATATCTGCAACTGCAGAAGCGCCCGGTGGCAAATACAAACAACAACGTGTCTGAACCTGGCATCGCTGAAGGATTGGCCACATTGCGTCGCAAGCTTGAAGCCGCACTCGACACGCAACTAAAATAG
- a CDS encoding UPF0149 family protein produces MTAQEPIGYDELDDVIAHLRLAVSASELHGSLCGFLAGNGRLGRRPLLEVLQLDAGGITVPPDDQSVLDQLVRQSETELADPELGFEPLLPADDRPLPERADALVDWCRGFLGGFGLGGPDAHARLSEEGQEVLRDLGAIGSSSLDFGDESEDEDALIEVHEFVRMAAMLLFTECHITAQPSSDTLH; encoded by the coding sequence ATGACCGCCCAAGAACCCATCGGTTATGACGAACTGGACGATGTCATTGCCCACTTGCGGCTGGCCGTCAGTGCCAGTGAGTTGCACGGCTCCCTATGCGGCTTCCTGGCCGGGAACGGCCGGCTGGGCCGGCGGCCGTTGCTGGAAGTGCTGCAACTGGATGCTGGCGGCATCACCGTTCCCCCCGACGACCAATCGGTGCTGGATCAACTGGTGCGCCAGAGCGAAACGGAACTGGCCGACCCTGAACTCGGATTCGAACCGCTGCTCCCTGCCGATGACCGCCCGTTGCCTGAGCGTGCCGATGCCCTGGTCGACTGGTGCCGTGGTTTTCTGGGTGGCTTCGGTCTTGGCGGCCCCGATGCGCATGCCCGGCTTTCGGAGGAAGGGCAGGAGGTTTTGCGCGATCTCGGCGCGATTGGTTCTTCTTCACTGGACTTCGGCGATGAAAGCGAAGACGAGGATGCACTGATCGAAGTGCATGAATTCGTGCGCATGGCCGCCATGTTGCTGTTTACCGAATGCCACATCACCGCCCAGCCTTCCAGCGATACCCTGCATTGA
- a CDS encoding 5-formyltetrahydrofolate cyclo-ligase: MDTAARRRELRQRLAERRRALTPPQRMIAAQGLRRSLEHLPEYHTDKRVAGYWACDGELPLNLVIPPLANRGQQFLLPLIGKDNLLRFAPWAAGDEVQPNRFGIPEPVTPHEWFAPFQLDLVLVPLLGFDRQGNRIGYGGGYYDRSFAFLKDQLRPTEPLLVGIAYDFQELPEIAPESWDVTLDFIATDRELVDCRANATGDAS; the protein is encoded by the coding sequence GTGGATACCGCCGCACGACGCCGTGAACTGCGCCAGCGGCTGGCTGAACGCCGCCGCGCCCTTACCCCACCCCAGCGCATGATCGCCGCCCAAGGCTTGCGGCGCAGCCTGGAGCATCTGCCCGAATACCATACGGACAAGCGTGTGGCCGGCTACTGGGCCTGCGACGGCGAACTGCCGCTCAACCTCGTCATCCCGCCCCTGGCCAACCGTGGCCAGCAGTTCCTGTTGCCGCTGATCGGCAAGGACAACCTGCTGCGCTTTGCTCCCTGGGCCGCCGGGGACGAAGTACAACCCAACCGATTCGGCATTCCTGAACCGGTCACGCCGCACGAATGGTTTGCCCCGTTCCAGCTCGACCTGGTGCTGGTACCCCTGCTGGGCTTCGATCGCCAAGGCAATCGCATTGGCTACGGTGGCGGCTATTACGACCGCAGCTTCGCTTTCCTCAAGGATCAATTGCGCCCTACCGAGCCATTGTTGGTCGGCATCGCCTACGATTTCCAGGAATTGCCGGAGATTGCGCCAGAAAGCTGGGATGTGACGTTGGACTTCATCGCCACCGACCGCGAACTGGTCGATTGCCGCGCCAACGCTACCGGAGATGCAAGCTAG
- a CDS encoding aminopeptidase P N-terminal domain-containing protein: MPHHRPAFQRYPALNIALDEFARRRRQLMKMAGDDAVVLIATAPERMRNADAAWPYRQDSDFHYLSGFPEPDAVLALLPGRQHGEVVLFCRERDPEHERWHGESIGTERAVADYAMDDAFPIDDIDDILPGMIEGRGRVYCHFGREPQFDAQLLSWMRRLRQLRGGGVVPKEFVALGHLLHDLRLYKSRAELKLMRASAEIAAEAHLAAMGLASAGRHEYEIEAELLRVMRSQGAVAAFPPIVATGVNACTMHYVANRAPLKNGDLLLIDAGAELDCYASDISRTFPVNGRFSREQRALYEVVLTAQQAAIDEVQPGRSYSAAHDVAVHVITEGLCALGLLKGDPAEVIEQGSYKRFYPAKTSHWLGLDVHDVGDYRVDGEPRMLEPGMVLTVEPGIYIPPDDVTVPEAWRGIGIRIEDDVAVTRDGHEVLTAGVPKDPEVLEALLVRR; encoded by the coding sequence ATGCCACATCACCGCCCAGCCTTCCAGCGATACCCTGCATTGAATATTGCCCTCGACGAATTCGCACGTCGCCGTCGCCAGCTGATGAAAATGGCCGGTGATGATGCGGTGGTGCTGATCGCCACCGCGCCCGAGCGCATGCGCAACGCCGACGCTGCGTGGCCGTACCGCCAGGACTCGGATTTCCATTACCTGAGTGGCTTTCCGGAGCCTGACGCCGTCCTGGCGCTGCTGCCGGGGCGCCAGCACGGCGAAGTGGTGTTGTTTTGCCGTGAACGCGATCCGGAGCACGAACGGTGGCATGGCGAATCCATCGGCACCGAGCGTGCTGTGGCCGATTACGCCATGGACGATGCCTTTCCTATCGATGATATCGACGACATCCTGCCCGGAATGATCGAAGGCAGAGGGCGCGTCTACTGCCATTTTGGCCGTGAACCGCAATTCGATGCGCAGTTGCTGAGCTGGATGCGGCGATTGCGTCAGTTGCGCGGTGGTGGCGTGGTGCCCAAGGAATTCGTGGCGCTGGGTCATCTGCTCCATGATCTGCGTCTGTACAAATCACGCGCCGAGCTTAAATTGATGCGTGCCTCCGCGGAGATTGCCGCAGAAGCACACTTGGCGGCGATGGGCCTGGCAAGTGCCGGGCGCCACGAATATGAAATCGAAGCCGAGCTGTTGCGCGTGATGCGCAGCCAAGGCGCGGTCGCGGCGTTTCCGCCGATCGTCGCCACTGGCGTCAATGCCTGCACCATGCATTACGTGGCCAATCGCGCGCCGCTGAAGAACGGTGATCTGCTGCTGATCGATGCCGGCGCGGAACTGGATTGCTATGCGTCGGACATCAGCCGCACGTTTCCGGTCAACGGCCGTTTCAGCCGCGAACAGCGCGCTTTGTACGAAGTGGTGCTTACCGCGCAGCAGGCAGCGATTGATGAAGTGCAGCCAGGACGTTCCTACAGCGCTGCGCATGATGTTGCCGTGCATGTGATTACTGAAGGCTTGTGTGCACTGGGCCTGCTCAAGGGCGATCCAGCCGAAGTCATCGAACAAGGCAGCTACAAGCGTTTCTATCCGGCCAAGACCAGCCATTGGCTGGGCCTGGATGTGCATGACGTCGGTGATTACCGCGTCGATGGCGAGCCGCGCATGCTTGAGCCGGGTATGGTGCTTACGGTGGAGCCGGGCATCTACATTCCTCCGGATGATGTGACGGTGCCTGAAGCTTGGCGCGGCATCGGCATACGCATCGAAGACGATGTGGCGGTTACGCGAGATGGTCATGAGGTGCTTACGGCAGGGGTGCCGAAAGATCCGGAAGTACTTGAGGCATTGTTGGTGCGGCGATGA